One segment of Passer domesticus isolate bPasDom1 chromosome 24, bPasDom1.hap1, whole genome shotgun sequence DNA contains the following:
- the DHDDS gene encoding dehydrodolichyl diphosphate synthase complex subunit DHDDS, whose amino-acid sequence MSWIREGELTIIERFCANIIKAGPMPKHVAFIMDGNRRYAQKCHVERQQGHSQGFDKLAQTLRWCLNLGIREVTVYAFSIENFKRSKEEVDGLMDLARQKFSRLLEEQENLKKHGVCIRVLGDLPLLPVDIQELIAQAVLATRNYNKCFLNVCFAYTSRHEISNAVREMAWGVEQGLLEPSDVSESLLDKCLYTNNSPDPDLLIRTSGEVRLSDFLLWQTSHSCLVFQSVLWPEYSFWNLCEAILQFQMNYSALQKARDSYLEERRRQQMERDQAYVTKKLQQEGSVAHGDSRRRRTLLQKCTALREERIQGFLQALEHKRADFLERLCPVSA is encoded by the exons ATGTCGTGGATCAGAGAGGGCGAGCTGACCATCATAGAGAGGTTCTGTGCCAACATCATTAAG gcaggtcCAATGCCCAAGCACGTTGCCTTCATCATGGATGGCAATCGCCGCTACGCCCAGAAGTGCCACGtggagaggcagcagggacaTTCCCAGGGCTTTGATAAGCTGGCACAG ACCCTGCGCTGGTGCTTGAACCTGGGCATTCGGGAGGTGACAGTTTATGCCTTCAGCATTGAGAACTTCAAACGCTCCAAGGAGGAGGTGGATGGCCTCATGGACCTGGCCAGGCAGAAGTTCAGCCGCCTCCTGGAGGAGCA GGAGAACCTGAAGAAGCACGGGGTGTGCATCCGTGTCCTCGGGGATCTGCCCCTCCTGCCCGTGGATATCCAGGAGCTGAttgcccaggctgtgctggcaaCCAGGAACTACAACAA GTGCTTTCTGAACGTCTGCTTTGCTTACACATCGAGACATGAGATCAGCAATGCTGTCAGGGAGATGGCCTGGGGCGTGGAGCAAGGACTGCTGGAGCCCAG TGACGTGTCTGAATCACTGCTGGATAAATGTCTGTACACCAACAACTCCCCCGACCCAGACCTGCTCATAAGGACCTCGGGAGAGGTTCGCCTCAGTGACTTCTTGCTGTGGCAG ACATCCCATTCATGCCTGGTGTTTCAATCAGTCTTGTGGCCAGAATATTCCTTTTGGAACTTGTGTGAAGCTATCCTTCAGTTCCAGATGAACTACAGTGCTTTACAG AAGGCCAGAGACTCCTacctggaggagaggaggcgGCAGCAGATGGAGAGGGACCAGGCTTACGTGACCaagaagctgcagcaggaggggagtGTGGCCCACGGAGACTCGCGGCGCCGGCGCACGCTGCTGCAGAAATGCACGGCCCTGAGGGAGGAGAGGATCCAGGGCTtcctgcaggccctggagcACAAGAGAGCAGACTTCTTGGAGAGACTGTGTCCCGTGTCTGCGTGA